The Cognaticolwellia beringensis genome segment TGTACGTAATGATCCGATGTAACCGAACATTTCTGAAAGAGGCACATCAGCTTTAATGCGAACACCTGAAACACCCGCTTCTTGACCTGCGATCATGCCACGACGACGGTTTAAATCACCAATAACATCACCAACGTGATCATCAGGCGTAAACACATCAACTTTCATGATAGGTTCGATTAACTGAGCACCAGCTTTTGGAATTGACTGACGGAAAGCACCACGAGCAGCGAGTTCAAATGCAACAGCAGATGAATCGACAGCATGGAAACCACCATCGTATAATTCAACTTCAACGTCAAGTACAGGGAAACCAGCAAGAACACCAGTATCCATCATGCCTTTGAAGCCTTTCTCAATCGCTGGGAAGAATTCTTTTGGTACATTACCACCAACAACTTTTGATGAGAATGTAAAACCAGAATTTGGTTCACCTGGACGGATGATATAATCAATTTTACCAAATTGACCAGAACCACCAGATTGTTTCTTATGCGTATAGCTATCATCAATTTCTTGAGTAATAGTTTCACGGTAAGCAACTTGTGGTTTACCAACCGCTAATTCAACACCGTAAGAACGTTTTAGAATATCTACTTTGATATCTAGGTGAAGTTCACCCATACCAGATAAAATTGTTTCACCTGAATCTATGTCAGTTTCAACTTGGAATGTTGGATCTTCAGCAACCATTTTACCGATAGCAATACCCATTTTCTCAGTTGAACCTTTATCTTTAGGTGTTACAGAGATAGAGATTACTGGCTTAGGGAACACCATAGCTTCTAGGATGATTGGGTGCTTAGGATCACATAATGTGTGACCTGTCTGAACGTTACTTTTCATACCAACAATCGCGATGATATCACCAGCTTGTGCTGAAGTAAGTTCGTTACGGTCATCGGCTTGCATTTCACACATACGGCCAACACGTTCAGTTTTACCTGTTGCAGCGTTAAGTATGGTATCGCCTTTCTTCAATGTACCTGAATAGATACGTACGAAAGTTAAGGTACCAAAACGGTCATCAGTGATTTTGAATGCTAACGCTTTGAATGTTTCATCTGCAGAAACGATTGCGTATTCACCATTAGGCTCACCTTCTTCATCAGTAAGAGGTTGTGGGTCAACATCTGTAGGAGACGGTAAGTAATCAACAACGGCATCAAGTAATAATTGCATACCTTTGTTTTTGAATGCAGAACCACAGTATGTTGGGAAGAACATGATTTCACGTGTACCTTTACGGATACAGGCTTTTATTTGTTCATCAGTAGGTGTTAATTCACCTTCTAAGTATTCCATTAATAAATCTTCATCTGCTTCTAATGCAGTTTCGATTAATTGCTCACGATACATAGCTGCATCATCAACCATATCAGCTGGAATATCTTCAATTGTGTAGTTTTCTGGAAGACCGGTTTCGTCCCAGATGTAAGCTTTTTGAGTTAAAACGTCTACAACACCAACGAAGTCATCTTCTTCACCAATAGGTAAAGTCATAATAAGTGGGTGAGCACCTAGTACTTTTTTAACTTGATCAGTTACACGGTAAAAATTAGCACCTAAACGGTCTAATTTGTTAACGAAGATTAAACGAGATACTTTAGAGTCGTTTGCATAACGCCAGTTAGTTTCTGATTGTGGCTCAACACCACCAGAACCACAGAATACACCAACACCACCATCAAGTACTTTAAGTGAACGGTAAACTTCAACAGTGAAGTCAACGTGACCAGGAGTGTCAATTACGTTAAAACGGTGATCTTTCCAAAAACAGCTTACCGCAGCAGATTGTATAGTAATACCGCGCTCAGCTTCTTGTTCCATGAAGTCGGTAGTTGACTCACCATCATGTGTTTCGCCAGATTTATGGATCTGACCGGTTAATTTAAGGATACGTTCAGTTGTGGTGGTTTTACCAGCATCAACGTGAGCGAAGATACCAATATTTCTGTATTTAGATAAATCTGCCATTACGTTACTCTATTTATGAAAATGAATTGTTGAAATTTTGCGCGCGAGTATACCATTACTTAATTAAAATCGACATAAAAAATTTTTGAAGTTTGCTAATTTTAGCTAAACAAGGTGTAAAATTATACCTCAGAAGCTTATTTCGCCATTTTAAGTTAAATACTTCCAAAACATGAAATGCTTCACTGCTTATATTTTTACTGCTTATATATATGTTTTTTTTCTAGGTGTTTTTTATGCTTATATATAGGTATTTTTCTAGATGTTTTTTCTGCTTATATATAAGCATTAAAATAGACTTACAAACTAGGTCGTAAAACTGAAAATAATTGATGAATATATCGTTAATTTATCCCCTATTTATAAGGTTACTTTAACCGTATATACCGACCATAATAAAAGCCTGAAATAAACAGTTGAAATTACCAACAGTCTCTGTATAATTCGCCTCCACGTCGAGCTCGTCTCTTCGTGTTTATTCGTTAATTCATTAGTTTTTATTAATTAATAGTTAACATACAGCAGCTCCGATATGGAGTTGAATGGTAAATATAGCGATACTCCCCCCTTTTATATAAAAAGGTGATGGGCAGTATTTTGTTGTTCTTTAAAATGGGGATTTGTCTTAATGTCAAATCAAAGAATTCGCATTCGTTTGAAAGCGTTCGATCATCGTTTGATTGATCAATCAACAGCTGAAATCGTTGATACTGCTAAACGTACTGGCGCACAGGTTCGTGGTCCAATTCCACTTCCTACACGCAAAGAACGTTTCACTATCTTGACTTCACCACACGTTAACAAAGATGCACGTGATCAGTACGAAATTCGTACTCACAAACGCATGATTGATATCGTAGAACCAACTGAGAAGACTGTAGACGCATTAATGCGTTTAGATCTTGCAGCTGGTGTTGACGTTCAAATCAGCTTGGGTTAATAGGAGTTTTAACATGACTATAGGTCTAGTTGGACGTAAAGTGGGTATGACTCGCATCTTCTCTGAAGATGGCGTATCTACTCCTGTAACCGTCCTAGAAGTTGAAGCGAACCGTGTTGCTCAGGTTAAAACTGTTGACAACGATGGTTATTCAGCGCTTCAAGTTACTACGGGAAGCAAAAAAGCTAACCGTGTTAACAAGCCAACAGCCGGTCACTTTGCGAAAGCTGGTATCGAAGCAGGTCGTGGCCTGTGGGAATTCCGCTTAAATGCAAATGAAGGCGAAGGTCTTGTAACTGGCAGTGAAATCACTGTTGAGTTATTTAACGACACGAAATTAGTAGATGTTACTGGCACCTCAAAAGGTAAAGGTTTCCAAGGTGGTATTAAGCGTTGGAATTTCTCAATGCAAGATGCAACT includes the following:
- the rplC gene encoding 50S ribosomal protein L3 gives rise to the protein MTIGLVGRKVGMTRIFSEDGVSTPVTVLEVEANRVAQVKTVDNDGYSALQVTTGSKKANRVNKPTAGHFAKAGIEAGRGLWEFRLNANEGEGLVTGSEITVELFNDTKLVDVTGTSKGKGFQGGIKRWNFSMQDATHGNSLSHRSNGSIGMCQTPGRVFKGKKMSGHMGAAKVTTQNLELVRVDAERNLLLIKGAVPGAINGSVIIKPAVKA
- the rpsJ gene encoding 30S ribosomal protein S10; this translates as MSNQRIRIRLKAFDHRLIDQSTAEIVDTAKRTGAQVRGPIPLPTRKERFTILTSPHVNKDARDQYEIRTHKRMIDIVEPTEKTVDALMRLDLAAGVDVQISLG
- the fusA gene encoding elongation factor G — protein: MADLSKYRNIGIFAHVDAGKTTTTERILKLTGQIHKSGETHDGESTTDFMEQEAERGITIQSAAVSCFWKDHRFNVIDTPGHVDFTVEVYRSLKVLDGGVGVFCGSGGVEPQSETNWRYANDSKVSRLIFVNKLDRLGANFYRVTDQVKKVLGAHPLIMTLPIGEEDDFVGVVDVLTQKAYIWDETGLPENYTIEDIPADMVDDAAMYREQLIETALEADEDLLMEYLEGELTPTDEQIKACIRKGTREIMFFPTYCGSAFKNKGMQLLLDAVVDYLPSPTDVDPQPLTDEEGEPNGEYAIVSADETFKALAFKITDDRFGTLTFVRIYSGTLKKGDTILNAATGKTERVGRMCEMQADDRNELTSAQAGDIIAIVGMKSNVQTGHTLCDPKHPIILEAMVFPKPVISISVTPKDKGSTEKMGIAIGKMVAEDPTFQVETDIDSGETILSGMGELHLDIKVDILKRSYGVELAVGKPQVAYRETITQEIDDSYTHKKQSGGSGQFGKIDYIIRPGEPNSGFTFSSKVVGGNVPKEFFPAIEKGFKGMMDTGVLAGFPVLDVEVELYDGGFHAVDSSAVAFELAARGAFRQSIPKAGAQLIEPIMKVDVFTPDDHVGDVIGDLNRRRGMIAGQEAGVSGVRIKADVPLSEMFGYIGSLRTMTSGRGQFSMEFSHYSPCPNNVAEAVIAEVKELQAAKAKK